Proteins encoded within one genomic window of Suricata suricatta isolate VVHF042 chromosome 17, meerkat_22Aug2017_6uvM2_HiC, whole genome shotgun sequence:
- the MYCBPAP gene encoding MYCBP-associated protein yields the protein MKKVATKQSPPKLIERKRAKLPEQTTPPVQEEPEPVSSVLQGGDILALAIKKEDLKKQHIPRFIETQDRPVVTQKFFIRKLKPKDHKKVCHFVAHPATPDAATKPLDYSGPGDSFQGCDQILPHHILGTLQDFKRIAAAQGNTQLAELIHTPPCLVTLISAKEEPKQKTPKEEKEKPHPWAPPPQHNFLRNWQRHLALRKKQQEALSERLQKPVGELLMHTGETYRQIQEERELIDRALPTQHDGKSCEETSGFWSRLEYLGDEMTGLVITTTKAQRGLLEPITRIRKPRCIQEETGLPAQEDAWYRYTWDRSLFLIYRRKELQSLMAELDFSQQDIDGLEVVGRGQPFSTVTVEDYSLFNRSQESSSEDTVLSDLVVSYPDMAPMPVLGPSLLFCGKPACWIRGSNPGDKKPVGIAVRLTFETLEREKTSSELTVVNNGTVAIRYDWRRLSQLDSFQDLKRNRMQRFYFNNREGVILPGETKTFTFFFKSLNAGMFRECWEFGTHPTLLGGALLQVNLHAVSLTQDIFREERKLLKDKLAAHEAVTVVESVLWELLSGILTPERARSPVDAYLTEEDLFYHRNPQLQLHYQHQVVQNLHSMWRQYLAPPPKAEEAGPRAEELPISQAWAACLEKVSVNVEPSALSKRPVSESQVSQQESEAFRDSRDALGSRKPGAGAPNSQWKSIMEEILVEENPDLGSAKSPCELDGLPPSEWSLSLEDFRKAVMTLPEESQREDALIRLNRAALELCQEQRPLQSDFLHQMCLQLWRDVIDGLVSHSLWLRALLGLPEKETVYLELLEEQERKSPPVVAEVKATVGKFGKEDRKGAAQEKKQLGMREKEDRKLAKLSGKEDRVNSKKPKAKDDKKLMKSSSRDRLTLEDTAPDGTTASQEPIDPLVMEKYTQRLHTEVYGLLDTLVTDLMVLADELRPIKNIEETLHLCI from the exons ATGAAAAAGGTGGCGACCAAGCAGTCCCCGCCCAAGTTGATCG aAAGGAAACGGGCAAAGTTACCTGAACAGACCACACCCCCTGTTCAGGAAGAGCCTGAGCCTGTTAGCAGTGTCCTCCAAGGGGGTGACATCCTGGCCTTAGCCATCAAGAAGGAAGACTTGAAGAAG CAACACATTCCTCGCTTTATTGAGACCCAAGATAGACCTGTCGTCACCCAGAAGTTTTTCATCCGTAAACTCAAACCCAAGGATCATAAGAAGGTCTGTCACTTCGTAGCACATCCCGCGACCCCAGATGCAGCCACCAAGCCCCTGGACTACTCTG gcCCGGGTGACAGTTTCCAGGGCTGTGACCAGATTCTGCCTCACCACATCTTGGGGACTCTCCAGGACTTTAAGAGGATTGCAGCCGCTCAAGGGAACACCCAG CTGGCTGAGCTCATACATACCCCTCCCTGTCTGGTGACCCTCATCTCAGCGAAAGAAGAGCCAAAGCAGAAAACcccaaaagaagagaaggagaagcccCATCCCTGGGCCCCACCTCCTCAGCACAACTTTCTCCGAAACTGGCAGCGCCACCTAGCCTTGCGGAAGAAGCAGCAGGAAGCCCTGAGTG AACGCCTGCAGAAGCCGGTGGGCGAGCTGCTCATGCACACGGGGGAGACCTACAGGCAGATCCAGGAAGAGCGGGAGCTCATTGACCGAGCACTTCCGACTCAGCATGATGGGAAG AGCTGTGAGGAGACCAGTGGGTTCTGGAGTCGACTGGAATACCTGGGAGACGAAATGACGGGTCTGGTAATCACGACGACGAAAGCTCAGCGTGGCCTCCTGGAACCCATCACTCGCATCAGGAAGCCTCGCTGCATCCAGGAAGAGACAG GCCTGCCGGCCCAGGAGGATGCTTGGTACCGCTACACCTGGGACCGGAGTCTGTTCCTGATCTACCGACGCAAAGAGCTGCAGAGCCTCATGGCAGAGCTGGATTTCAGCCAGCAG GATATCGATGGCCTGGAGGTGGTGGGCCGAGGGCAGCCTTTCTCAACTGTCACTGTGGAAGACTATTCATTGTTTAATAGGAGCCAGGAAAGTTCCTCTGAAGACACGGTGCTCTC AGACTTAGTGGTCAGTTACCCTGACATGGCCCCCATGCCCGTTCttggcccttccctgcttttcTGTGGGAAGCCAGCTTGCTGGATCAGAGGCAGCAATCCAGGGGACAAG AAGCCTGTTGGAATTGCTGTTCGCTTGACCTTCGAAACTCTAGAAAGGGAGAAGACATCTTCGGAACTGACCGTGGTCAACAATGGCACCGTGGCCATTCGGTATGACTGGCGGAGACTCTCACAGCTGGACTCCTTCCAAGACCTGAAGAGAAACAGGATGCAGCGCTTTTACTTTAACAACCGAGAAG gTGTGATTCTGCCTGGAGAGACGAAAACCTTCACCTTCTTCTTCAAGTCTCTGAATGCTGGCATGTTCAGGGAATGCTGGGAGTTTGGAACCCACCCCACCCTGTTAGGAGGCGCGCTCCTGCAGGTCAATCTCCACGCAGTCTCTCTGACTCAGGACATTTTTCGGGAAGAGAGGAAGTTACTGAAG GACAAGCTGGCTGCCCACGAGGCGGTCACCGTCGTGGAGAGCGTGCTGTGGGAGCTACTGAGTGGGATCCTGACCCCAGAGCGTGCACGGTCCCCCGTGGATGCCTATCTCACTGAGGAGGACTTGTTCTACCACAGGAACCCTCAG CTGCAGCTGCATTACCAGCACCAAGTAGTGCAAAACCTACACAGCATGTGGCGCCAGTACTTGGCCCCGCCCCCGAAGGCCGAGGAGGCGGGGCCCCGTGCGGAAGAGCTCCCCATCTCCCAGGCCTGGGCTGCCTGCTTGGAGAAAGTGTCCGTGAACGTGGAGCCCTCTGCGCTCTCTAAGAGGCCGGTCTCAGAATCCCAGGTGTCCCAGCAGGAGAGCGAGGCCTTCAGGGACTCCCGAGATGCTTTAGGGTCCCGGAAGCCTGGAGCAGGGGCTCCGAATTCTCAGTGGAAGAGCATTATGGAGGAGATCCTGGTGGAGGAGAACCCAGACCTGGGGAGTGCGAAGAGCCCCTGTGAGCTGGATGGCCTTCCCCCATCTGAGTGGAGCCTCTCTTTGGAGGACTTCAGAAAG GCAGTGATGACACTCCCTgaggagagccagagggaggatGCCTTGATCAGGCTGAACAGAGCAGCCCTGGAGCTGTGCCAGGAGCAGAGGCCCCTGCAGTCTGACTTCCTGCACCAGATGTG TCTGCAGCTCTGGCGGGATGTGATTGACGGCCTGGTGAGCCATTCCCTGTGGCTGAGGGCTCTGCTGGGCCTGCCGGAGAAGGAGACCGTCTATTTGGAGCTTTTGGAAGAGCAAG AACGCAAGTCCCCTCCTGTCGTCGCAGAAGTGAAAGCGACTGTCGGGAAGTTCGGGAAGGAAGACCGGAAAGGGGCAGCCCAGGAGAAGAAGCAGctgggaatgagagagaaagaggacaggaaACTGGCCAAGTTGTCCGGGAAAGAG GACCGTGTAAACAGCAAGAAGCCCAAAGCAAAGGATGACAAGAAACTGATGAAATCTTCAAGTCGGGACAGGCTTACTTTGGAGGACACTGCCCCTGACGGCACCACGGCCTCTCAGGAGCCCATAGATCCCCTGGTCATGGAGAAATACACCCAGAGGCTGCACACGGAG GTCTACGGGCTGCTGGACACCCTAGTGACTGACCTCATGGTCCTAGCTGACGAGCTCAGACCTATAAAGAACATCGAAGAGACTTTGCATCTTTGTATCTGA